A genomic window from Chlorobium phaeobacteroides DSM 266 includes:
- a CDS encoding phosphatidate cytidylyltransferase has translation MHGIAVPITEIMGTLLSINLLQRIVVAVLGIPLLLWINREGGILFFLLVLLLSLLATVEFYRLAEHKAHPSPLWLVLPWTVLIQVNFYIGIADTAELLLLMVLFLFVLELFDKEGSPLLNLGSLLTGLLYVNLCFGSLLRLRLSLHDGRGEAFVLLLLVCVWSADIFAYFGGSTLGGKLIHRKLFERLSPHKTWEGFLSGFFGSLAASMVFARFVPDVSDSAALITGALIGLGSPAGDLIESMFKRDAGVKDSSGLIPGHGGVLDRFDTVMFVSPFIYLIITYL, from the coding sequence ATGCACGGCATTGCTGTGCCGATAACTGAAATTATGGGAACTCTCTTAAGCATAAATCTTTTACAGAGGATTGTCGTTGCGGTTCTCGGTATCCCTCTTCTTCTCTGGATCAACAGAGAGGGCGGTATCCTTTTTTTTCTGTTGGTTCTTTTGCTGTCGCTTCTGGCAACGGTTGAGTTTTATCGGCTTGCTGAGCATAAGGCGCATCCTTCGCCGCTCTGGCTCGTACTTCCCTGGACGGTTTTGATTCAGGTGAATTTTTATATCGGAATTGCCGATACCGCAGAGCTTCTGCTTCTTATGGTGCTTTTTTTGTTTGTGCTGGAGCTTTTTGATAAAGAAGGTTCTCCATTGCTGAATCTCGGTTCGCTGCTTACCGGACTCCTCTACGTCAATCTCTGTTTCGGTTCGCTTCTTCGGTTGCGGCTTTCGCTTCATGACGGTCGCGGCGAGGCTTTTGTGCTGCTGTTACTTGTCTGTGTATGGTCTGCCGATATTTTCGCTTATTTCGGTGGCAGTACTCTTGGCGGAAAGCTGATCCATCGAAAGTTGTTTGAGCGATTGAGTCCACATAAAACCTGGGAGGGATTTCTTTCCGGATTTTTTGGCAGTCTTGCTGCATCAATGGTGTTTGCGAGGTTTGTTCCGGATGTGTCTGATTCCGCCGCATTGATTACCGGAGCGCTCATAGGGCTCGGAAGTCCTGCCGGCGATCTTATCGAGTCGATGTTCAAGCGTGATGCTGGCGTTAAAGATTCTTCCGGGCTGATTCCGGGGCATGGCGGGGTGCTTGACCGGTTTGATACGGTTATGTTTGTTTCGCCGTTTATCTATTTGATCATAACGTATCTGTAG